AATAGACTTCCTACGTAAGACCTTAACGTCATGATCTAAGATCTGAACAAACTCCTCCTCAAACgttagatctggcctaacctcaatctcctccacaGGCACAATGtgcgtgggatcagagcggtagcacctcaacatcgagacatagAACACATCATGTCTAACTCTATAGATAGCTCAACTTACCCTTGTGACTGAACCTCAAAACCTTCATCCATAGCGAGACCCTAAAGAAAACCCTAtcccccatagaatactcaatgtcctttctcttcagatcagcataagacttctgtctatctaaAGTCGCTTTCAGACGTTCTCGAATCAAACAGACTTTGTCCTCAGTTTTTGATACCAATTTCAAACCCAGAATccgtcgctcacccaactcagtccagcatagaggagtacgacacttacgatcATAAAGTGCTTCATACAGTGCCACATGTatgctagactgataactgttgttgtaaatGAACTCAGCTAAAgacaagtactcctcccaactgcctcaaagGTTTATAATacaacccctcaacatgtcctccagtatctgaatcaccctctctgactgaccgtctatctgaagatggaaagcagtactaaagtccaatctcgaacccagagcctcatgaaGTTTCCTCCAAAATTGAGACGTAaaacgaggatctctatcagaaataattgagATAGACACTCCATGCAACCTTACTATCTGGGCAATGTAAAGCTTGGCCAGCTTCTGTAGAGAAAAGCTTGTCCTAATAGGAATGAAATGTGCGGTCTTGGTCAATcggtccacgatgacccaaacagaatccttcttagtgggtgttaggggtaacccactaacgaagtccatcgttactcgctcccatttccacatCGGTATCCTAGTTGGctgtagcaaacccgaaggtaactaatgctcagccttaacctgctgacaagtcaaacaacAAGCAACATAGTCAGTCACCTCATGTTTCAACCctagccaccaatacaactctcgaagatctcgatacatcttgttcccaccaggatgcataacGTAAAGGCTACTATGTGCCTCCTTCAAAATCGACAGTCTCAAATCTTCATCATTAGGTATACAGATCCTACCTCGGAAACACAGTACTCCATCACTACTAATCCTAAAGTCAGTAGTAGTCCTAGTCTCAACTTGAAGAAATTGAAACTGAAGAGACTCATCTCCTAACTGTTTATCCTTAATCTGAACCAGCGACATCGGCCTAACCTGCAACTCAGCCAGGAGACTCCCATTGTCACAAAGACTCAATCTAGCAAACAACGCTCTCAAATTAGCCACAGCCCTACGGCTTAATGATTCAgctaccacattggcctttctagGGTGATACTCTATACTgcagtcatagtccttaagcagctcGACCCATCAtcgttgcctaagatttaactccttctgagtgaggagatacttgaggcttttgtgatcagtgtagatggtacacttctttccatacaaataatgtctccaaatcttcaatgcaaagacAATTGTCGCCAACTCCAAaccatgcgtcggataattagcCTCGTAAGTCTTAAGCTGTTGAGATGCATAACCAATTACCTTACCGTCTTGCATCAAGATgcaacccaaacccacatgtgacacatcactgtaaaccacgaaGTCCTTACCAGGCTCAAGCTATATCAGAACTAGAGCTTGAATCAAAACTATTTTGAACTTCTCGAAGCTTTCTTGCTGTGCGTCAGTCTAAAAAAAAAGAACtcctttacgcaacaacttaTTCAACGGCGTTGCAATCAACGAGAACCCCTCTACGAAACATCAGTAATATACTgtcagtcccagaaaactgcgaatCTCTGACATATTCTTCAGCTATTTCCAATCCATCACAGCCTCAATCTTACAAGGATCTActcgaatcccctcagcagaaaccacatgccctAAAAACGTTACCTCcataagccaaaactcacactttgtaaactttgcaaacaactgttTCTCATAAAGGATCTGTAGAACCACTCTTAAATGCTTATCGTGCTCGTCCTCAGActtagaatacaccaaaatgtcatcgatgaaAACCACCAAAAACAGATCCAAGTAAGGCTGAAAcacacggttcatcaagtccataaatgccgctggtgcattagtcaacccaaaaggcatgactagaaactcgtaatacccataacgagtcctaaatgtcgtcttataCACATCGACCTCCTTAACCCTTAATTAATGATAACCTGACCGcaaatcgattttaaaaaatactgaagcccctctgaactgatcgaataagtcgtctatcctcggaagtgggtacttattcttaatcgtcaacttgttcaattgactgtagtcgatacacatcctcattgtaccatccttcttctttacgaacagaacaggtgctccccacggagacacactgggatgaataaacccacgatccaatagctcttgaatttgaaccTTCAGTTTCGCCAGCTCATTCGGTGCCATTCGATACAGGGCGATAGATACCAGAGCTGTACCAGgaatcaactcaatcccaaattctacctcacgactcggaggcaatcctggtaattcctctggaaaaacatctgaaaAGTCATTCACAACACAGATGTCCTTAACCAATAAGTCTATAGAATCCGAGACACTAATGTAGGCCAAAAACGCCTTACATCCTTTCCTCACCAGCCTCTCTGCCACTAATGCAGATATCACATTACTCAGATAATTCTGTCATTCTCCAACCACGACTATCTTATTATCCTCCTCAGTCCTCAGAACCACCCTCTTTTCAGCATGTTCCAGACTTACACGATGCTTTaccagccagtccatacccaaaattaaggCAAACTCCCATACCCAAAATTAAGTCAAACTCTCCAAACGAAAATTCCATTAGATCAGCCAGAAATATCGTCCCTTAGACTTCCAACAGAACGTATCTGAACAATTTACTAACCCTAATGGTTGCCCCAACGGACTCACCATTGAAATCTCAGTAGAAGTGCTCTCATACGGTATTCCCAAAGACTCAGACACAAAACATGCAACGTAGGAATGTGTAaagcctatgtctatcagtgcaacaTAAGATACATTAAGGATTAAAAACGTACCCGTGATGACGTCCGAAATATCTCCATCCTCACGACTACGTGCAGCATAGACAAGTGCAGGCTGCCTAGCCTCAGTCAGCCCAGCACCTCTGCCCAGTGCTCTCTGTCCTCGGCCCATaccgttaccacccctagcctgacctCGGCCCCTAAGTGGTTGCTAAACTCCCCTTGGCGGCTGTGCAGTCTTAGTAGccggagcttgcatctgattagtCCTCAATGGACAATCTTTAACATAATGCTCAGAAGACTCACATCTAAGACAAGCTCCAGTAGACCTTCAACACTTGCCCGGATGACGTCTATTACAAAGCTGGCAAATTGCCACCCCAGCAGGTGCAACAATAGGCCCAACTCTCATGGGTCtatcagatctggcctttttccTAGGCTTCACCCTAGCATTTGAAGATATAGATCCCTCTTAGCCTTCCCTCTGTCACGATTTTGGCGCTCAGCGCGTTTAACCTCCTCAGCAATCTTGGCCTTCTCGACTAACATGGCAAACACATACTCCCTCTGCGGAATTATTAGAACCCTCAAGTTATCCCTAAAGTTGTCCTCAAAATGAACACATCGCTTATACTCAGTCGCCACCATGCCTCGCGCATaacggctcagtctcagaaattcAACCTCATAATCGGCCACTGAACGATCTCCTTGAGTAAGATTAGGAACTCACGTCACCTAGCGTCAGTGTAGCTGGCTCCCACATACTTACTCTGATAAGTGGTTTTAAACAGATCCCAAGTCAGTCGatcaggctgagtgccctccttaacagtcagccaccactgatacgcctcaTCCCGCAGCAATGACACAGCTCCCTTGAGCTTCTGCTCATCAGAGAAGTCCAGATCGTACATGATATGCTCCGTGGCCTCCATCATGTACTCAGCCACACTCGGAGCAACTCTAGCGATGCCCTTGAATATTTTAGCCCCGTTCGACCGGAGTCATTCCGTAACCGATCGACGGCCTCCAAATCCAACATTAGCCCCAATGACCCTTTCCAGAATTCATAGCATGGCCTGGGACAATGTGTCGTCCCTAGCTATATTGTTTTGAGACTCAGTACTAGTCTCCGTAACAGGTAACACAAGCGTCTCGCTAGTGTCCAAATTAGGGATCGTATCAAATGCAAATGACTCAACTCGAATCCCTCTACGGCCCctacctcggcctctagtaccccgtccACGAGTACCACATGTGCTCATCGTAACTATCGAATTAATCTGgttttagaaattttatgcaaTCAGTTTACAGTTTCGATGTTtgttaatagatattttatgcaATATAGTAATAGGTTTTCAGAGTCAGTTATCGCGAGTACTAAGCTAACTACGGTTTCCAGTTTACACTACCTAAAGTGTCTCCTAACCCATACACAGTATTTCAGATAGATACAGACAAagttttagagaacttacaggatcagTGCTGGAAGcttggtgtaccacatacttattATCAGAGTATTTGAAAACATTCGAAAGTGTTTCTCTAAAaccaattttggaacccaaaattcacagccgagttttgagcctggctctgataccactaaatgtaacacccctaaacccggcctagatgctaTGGCCGAATTGGGCAGTGTCACATGTAAGAGCTTTTTAAAAAACTTTAACAAGTAAAATCGTCCAATTTGTTACTTTTACTTAGGTCGTGAAATATCTATTCCAGATATTAAGTGAAAATATTTCATTAACGCTGAAGCTAAAACATCAACAAGtcataaatcaataatttaacaatttaaaatcccaaaacatataattaaataaagtagaaaaaataaagtgttaataaAAAATTCGTAAATGTCTACCAGTGGTCACTATCGAGCCTTCCATCACCGATCCATCTACTGCTAAGGATTACCtgacaaaaaaaataataaaggggtgagttttcgcaaactcagtgtgtacatccccacaaaaACATGCATACCAGCAGATAACAGAATACAGATATTTCGGCCTTAGCCATACAAATATCATatgcataacagatcagatatcaaaaaacatttccaccaacgCTGCACACAATCTctatccaacccaacacaccatgtggggatagaaTCGACCCACTCAatcctacacaccaagtatggggatttaatcaacccatccaaccctatacACCAACTGGTACCGAAAAACAATACAtggcaatttatatatataaatacagcATCGCTGCCAGATAACAGACTAATCGCCtctcagacttccttctcttcacaataatcccaacccaatgcaatgcatcataaaTATCATGGCATACTATTATGCAAATAGCAGATCATATCAACATCATGTCAGAGCAGATATACAGAATCAGAGAGGTACACATGCTTATATTAATATACTTTTCAGTAACCAATCAGAGTAAGGGGATTGAGTAACGCTTATCGCCCCTACAgttaggtcacagtcgacttagacgacccgtgcaacctttcaGATCATTTCAAcaaaattgggctcacacgcccatgttccctgtccgtgtgggcccacatgtctGTGTGGGTCATACGACCCAAATTGGCCTTATCCGTGTAGATCACACGGTTTAGCCTAGATTCCCACAAGCTCGTGTAGTTCACCTGTGTGGGCCTACACCACTGTGTAgcccatacggcccattttccaAAGCTCGTGCCTCGTACACGACCTACAAGCCATCATACGCCCGTGTTCGTCATGCCCTTGTGGCACGCACATGGTTTGGTTCGTCGAACACAAGGTCGTGTATCGCCACACGGGCagtccacacgcctatgtggcgtCGACAGTAGTGTTTTCGACTTTCACTGAAACGTGATTTCAGATCGATTAGAGTACACACCTAGTATCGTTTCGAAGCTAACGCAATCTTGAGCACTCCAAAACCTATTATTAACAAATTCGAAACCAAAGTTGATCACTTGAATGATTTACTAAGAATAGACAAATCCCGAAACTAGAGTTCCACTTACCTTCAACGAATAACGGTGATTATTCGCTGTTTAGAACCTCGATTAGTGATCCACAAAACCTTGATAATTCCCTATACAGCAAACAAAAATCCCTCTTAAACAATCTCCCAATGAAACTACGCAATTTAACAAAACCATACTTATCGAATTCAAGCCAAAACTAATCGGAGGAAAGTAAACGGAGGAGAAGGATAAAAGAACCAAAATTTCAGCAACACAAAAAAAGGGGGGATTTTCggcaaaaagaaaacaaaatgaaagGTTGAGAGGGGAATT
This window of the Gossypium arboreum isolate Shixiya-1 chromosome 12, ASM2569848v2, whole genome shotgun sequence genome carries:
- the LOC108477781 gene encoding uncharacterized protein LOC108477781; translation: MGRGQRALGRGAGLTEARQPALVYAARSREDGDISDVITDIGFTHSYVACFVSESLGIPYESTSTEISMPYLDLFLVVFIDDILVYSKSEDEHDKHLRVVLQILYEKQLFAKFTKCEFWLMEVTFLGHVVSAEGIRVDPCKIEALEPGKDFVVYSDVSHVGLGCILMQDGKVIGYASQQLKTYEANYPTHEYHPRKANVVAESLSRRAVANLRALFARLSLCDNGSLLAELQVRPMSLVQIKDKQLGDESLQFQFLQVETRTTTDFRISSDGVLCFRGRICIPNDEDLRLSILKEAHSSLYVMHPG